The genomic DNA CGTTCACAGCTGTGGCGAATGTTCAGCCGTCAAGTCGCGTTAGGCCATGATCTCTTCGATCGGGCCGACCTTGGTGTCGTGCACTCCCGCCGTGTTCTTGTTCATGTTAAATCGGTCGCGAGTGTCGCCAACCGCATGCAGCAGCGTGGTGTAGAGTGCATTGATCGGACGCTTGTCGTTCATCTGGATGAACTGCCCCGTTTTCAACCGACCGGCGCAATTGCCCAACAAGATGAAGGGCCAGTTGTCGCCATTGGTGTGTTGCTTGTTCGCGTTGTTGCTGGTGTAGACGATCAACGTGTTGTCCATCATCGTCCCGTCTCCTTCCGGCACCGATTCCAGTTCTTTCATCAATTTGACAAGCATCTGACAGTTGTATTGGCGGATCTTGATCCAGATCGGGTTGTCGGGTTGATCCATGTGGCCAAGGTTGTGGCCAGCTTGTGCGATCCCCAATCCCTTCCATGCGCCGAAGATTTCGCCCCGCCCCGAACCGATCGTCAGGACATTGGTCAGGCCTGCCTTGAGTGTTGCGATGCCAACATCCAACAGCGAATCGTGCCAGTCGGTTTCGAATTCGGGCTTGAGAAACTTGTCGCCATATTCGGGAGCAAACTTTTTCAGATGATCCGAGACGCCAGCCAATCGTTCGCGGAGACCGTTGATCTCGCGGAAACCATCGACGTAGCTGCCGTACCGCTCGCGATCGCCTTGTGGAAGCGAGCGGCCATGCTGACCGGCCAGTTGCTCGACGCGATTGAAGACCCGCGATCGGGCTTCGAAACGCTGCTTGACGTCGCCGGTTGCGATCCCACCAAAGATCATCTGGTACAGATCGTTGGGGTTGGAATGCATGAACAGCGGCTTGCCTGGACCGGCTGCCGAAAGGGTCGCCAAGGTCGGACGCGAGATCATGTTTTCCAACGCATCCATTCCGATGCACAGATGCGGCAGGATCGTCTCGGGCAGCAACTGACTCAGCTCATGATCGATCGTCGCGCCGCTGGGCGGAATCCCGATCCCACCGCGATAGCCACCCAACGCTCCGAAAAACGCGCTGTGCGATGGACTGGTGTGCCGACCATGCAGCCCGTTGATGATCGTCATCTTGTCTTTGTAAGGTTCCAACGCCTGAACCGGTTCGGGCAATGTGATCCCCGAAAGCGATGCATCGTGATCGAGCCCCTGAGGAATACAGGTCGCGGGATCGAAGCCCTGGTTTTGCAAGAAGAAGATCACGCGTCGCGGCGTTCCAGGCCGAGCTGCCGCGGCTTGCACTCGGTTCGGAACCAACGGACCACCCAACGCAGCTCCCATTCCAGCGGCTGTCCCCATTAACATCTTGCGGCGATTGATCATCTTCGGAAATCCTTTTGACGGTGGGGATGAGCAGGAAGGACGGTGGTACGGGCTGCCGAATCTTTTGCTTGAGCATCAGGCAAACCTGCTGGCACACGCTAGCGGCTTGTCGGTTTAGTCACAACGAGCTTCCTTGCATTAGCCGTTTGGGCGTTAGCCCCGGTTTAGTGGCAGCGGAACCGGGGCTAACGCCCAATCGGCTGATTAAACCGACGAGCCGCTAGCGTCGGGTTCTCCCGGTAATCAAACGCTGCCGCATATCGACTGAGTCCATATGTGAAACTAGCGGTTTGGCTATCGCTGGGCGATCCGCATTTTACCGGACCGTCCCGTCAGAAGCTACGATGTTTCAGCCGTCCCGTTTATTGGGATGATTTTGGAAAAAAACCGAAAAACGCAATCTGCCGGGCGATTGGCGACGGTTTTCTACCGGTCACTCTGGCCAATGCCAGACTCGCACTTCGCCCGGCCGCTCATTAGAATCGTACAACTCCCGCCCCATATTCCCTCCACCTTGCCACGAGCCCCCTCGATGAATCTGTTTGCTGGAAGTTTGTTAGTCGCCGCGACTTTGCTGGCCAATGCTGGCGTCAATCAATCCGCGATCGATGAGGTTCGATCGGGCAAGCGGACCGAAGCGCGAGCCGCTTGGTGGGGCTTCGATCCCGAGGACTCCACCGCGGCGTTGCAGAGTGCCATCGATTCAGGTGCCAAGCGAGTGATCGTCGAGGACATGGGCCAGCCCTGGATCGTCACTCCGCTGCAGGCCGCCAGCGACCAGGAACTGATCTTTGAAAAGGGAGCGGTCCTGCAGGCGAAGAGGGGAGAGTTCAAGGGATCGACCGATTCACTGCTGAGCGTGATTGGCAAAAAGAACGTCACGATTCGCGGCGAGGGTGCCACCTTCCGGATGCATCGCGACGATTACGCCAAGCCGCCGTACAAGAAGGCTGAGTGGCGGCACACGCTGCAGATCAAGAGCAGCAACAACGTCCAGGTGCTGGGGCTGACGATGGCCGAGAGCGGCGGCGATGGGATCTATCTGGGCGTCGCCACCCGCGGCGTCACCAACAAAAACATCGTGATCCGCGACGTCCTCCTCGACAAACACTACCGCCAGGGAATCAGTGTGATCACGGCCGAAGATCTGTTGATCGAAAACACGATCATGCGCGACACTGGCGGCACGTCGCCGATGGCCGGGATCGATTTTGAACCCAACCATTTCAGCGAGCGGTTGGTCAACTGCGTGATGCGGAACTGTATCGCCGAAAACAACCAAGGCGTCGGCTACGCGTTTTACCTTCCCAATCTGACCGCACAGTCGGCGCCGATCTCGATTCGCTTGGAGAACTGCATCGCCCGCGGCAGCAATCGCGCACCGCTCTCCTTCACCAACGGCGAAGGGAAGGGACAGGGGCCGATGACCGGCACGATCGAATTCGTCGACTGCGACTTCTCCGGCGGCAGCGGTCCCGTCGCGACGATGAACCGCAAACCGGCCGCCGGCGCACGCGTCCGTTTCATCAACTGCCGCCTGGAACCAGGAGCCAGCAAGCCGACAACGCCAGTGATCTTTTTCGCTTCGCGAGCGGGCAACCAATTGGACGTCGGTGGCGTCGATTTTGAGAACTGCCAAGTTCACGATCCGCAACAGCGACCGTTGATCGGATTCTACGACGGTGCCAGAGAACTGCATTTGATCGACGTCACCGGCACGTTGAAAACGACATCCGGCGACACCCAACGGACCGTCGAAATCGATCAGAAATATCTCGACGATCTACATCCGGGAAACAAGTTCCAACGGTTCCCCAAATACGAAACCGACGGGACAACTTTCATTCCGTTGAAGGCGATGAAAACCGGCGAGATGCTGCCGCAGCCCAATTTCACGCTTCGCGGCTCGGGGGCGTTCGTGCTGTTTGCCGAAAGCGGCACTCCAGTGGAACTGAAGCTGAATCACAGCCACGTCGGTAGCTATACCGGGACGCCGTTGGTTGTCGAAGCGATCGCGCCGAGCGGTAAGAAGTTGCCAATCGGTGAGGTTCCGCTCGATACGACCGGCTCGCTTGGTTTTGTCGCTCCCGAAACCGGAATCTACCAAATCCCAATCGATGTCGGCCCGAACAAGTTCTCCTTGGAAGCGACCAATTGCCCGACAGTCATCTCCGGCGAAGCGGGACGCGTGCGGTTCGTCTACTCCAGCGGCAAACTCTACTTCTACGTCCCGCCGGGAACGAAGCAATTTGGCGTCAAAGCCTCCGGCGACGGAGGTGAAGTTGTCGGCCTCTCGGTCTTGAATCCGCAAGGGAAGTCCGTATGGCAGAAAGAGAAGATCTCGGCCCCCGAACAATTTGTTGGTGCTCCCGAATCGCAGCAGGGAGAAATCTGGACGCTGCAAATTTCGCGTCCTTCATCGGGACGCATGGAAGACTATTTCATCGAACTGCAGGGGCTGCCACCCTTCTTGGCAACGCATCGCGATTGCCTGTTGCAGCCTGCACCCTAGTCGCTGCCAGCGACGTCGACCAACGAGCACACAACACCCTGTTCCACCTGTCCTGCGATTGCATTTTCAATGAAGCGATTTTGCTGCATCCTTTTACTGTTGTTCTTGAGCGGCCCCGTCGCCGCGCAGGCGTTTGTCCCCAATCTCGGTCCCGATCTTCCGTCGATCACCGTCCGTTGTGGCGAGGTGACGTTGAAGTTGCGTCGGCATTCGCA from Rosistilla oblonga includes the following:
- a CDS encoding DUF1552 domain-containing protein: MINRRKMLMGTAAGMGAALGGPLVPNRVQAAAARPGTPRRVIFFLQNQGFDPATCIPQGLDHDASLSGITLPEPVQALEPYKDKMTIINGLHGRHTSPSHSAFFGALGGYRGGIGIPPSGATIDHELSQLLPETILPHLCIGMDALENMISRPTLATLSAAGPGKPLFMHSNPNDLYQMIFGGIATGDVKQRFEARSRVFNRVEQLAGQHGRSLPQGDRERYGSYVDGFREINGLRERLAGVSDHLKKFAPEYGDKFLKPEFETDWHDSLLDVGIATLKAGLTNVLTIGSGRGEIFGAWKGLGIAQAGHNLGHMDQPDNPIWIKIRQYNCQMLVKLMKELESVPEGDGTMMDNTLIVYTSNNANKQHTNGDNWPFILLGNCAGRLKTGQFIQMNDKRPINALYTTLLHAVGDTRDRFNMNKNTAGVHDTKVGPIEEIMA
- a CDS encoding right-handed parallel beta-helix repeat-containing protein; amino-acid sequence: MNLFAGSLLVAATLLANAGVNQSAIDEVRSGKRTEARAAWWGFDPEDSTAALQSAIDSGAKRVIVEDMGQPWIVTPLQAASDQELIFEKGAVLQAKRGEFKGSTDSLLSVIGKKNVTIRGEGATFRMHRDDYAKPPYKKAEWRHTLQIKSSNNVQVLGLTMAESGGDGIYLGVATRGVTNKNIVIRDVLLDKHYRQGISVITAEDLLIENTIMRDTGGTSPMAGIDFEPNHFSERLVNCVMRNCIAENNQGVGYAFYLPNLTAQSAPISIRLENCIARGSNRAPLSFTNGEGKGQGPMTGTIEFVDCDFSGGSGPVATMNRKPAAGARVRFINCRLEPGASKPTTPVIFFASRAGNQLDVGGVDFENCQVHDPQQRPLIGFYDGARELHLIDVTGTLKTTSGDTQRTVEIDQKYLDDLHPGNKFQRFPKYETDGTTFIPLKAMKTGEMLPQPNFTLRGSGAFVLFAESGTPVELKLNHSHVGSYTGTPLVVEAIAPSGKKLPIGEVPLDTTGSLGFVAPETGIYQIPIDVGPNKFSLEATNCPTVISGEAGRVRFVYSSGKLYFYVPPGTKQFGVKASGDGGEVVGLSVLNPQGKSVWQKEKISAPEQFVGAPESQQGEIWTLQISRPSSGRMEDYFIELQGLPPFLATHRDCLLQPAP